Proteins found in one Plasmodium knowlesi strain H genome assembly, chromosome: 12 genomic segment:
- a CDS encoding KIR protein — MTPGPSGPTKQQCLARLPSEQVYNRLSGKLNCTVRISGKGNYTNILEGGLQEALREREKNVDTSSKILGAWCFVHKGLTKNVPSHEDRCGFFYYWLGDQLKTESDKDGQFESLMQSVYNTFGKFRFNDQCTNPYPKTNVDIFTKGKELFDYYYNYTSLQKRGPNNRKCPCKGEYDKHQKAVLETYRGVSTNCPGGWITTSYCTEFMAGKTSQWNPRPLLDQSKCTAEGSAESLGPESRPGPDGPKVDIEGPDVDGEVPEMSINLEGDQNDGSSPSSTVVIPSALAAVGLPTLAFFLYKYTDVFDGIKKSLFGGLNNTGRRNRRRGRSTVGRQHFDDTFTQNDSSTLGDDGSTTLGGRGGGSSTLGGSSTNVSTIYDDEPPRRSIGRGGRERAGTNNRRPGNIRYYAT, encoded by the exons ATGACGCCAGGACCATCAGGACCTACG aAGCAACAGTGCTTAGCGAGGTTACCTTCCGAACAAGTATACAATAGATTAAGCGGAAAATTAAATTGTACTGTGAGGATATCCGGGAAAGGAAATTACACTAACATCCTGGAAGGGGGATTACAGGAAGCGCTCCGTGAGCGCGAGAAGAATGTAGATACATCTAGTAAGATTCTTGGTGCTTGGTGTTTTGTGCATAAGGGTCTGACGAAGAACGTTCCGTCCCATGAGGATCGTTGTggtttcttttattattggTTAGGTGACCAATTGAAGACAGAATCGGATAAGGATGGACAGTTTGAAAGTCTAATGCAATCAGTTTATAACACATTTGGGAAGTTCAGGTTTAATGATCAATGCACTAATCCATATCCCAAGACTAACGTGGACATTTTcacaaaaggaaaggaattatTCGATTATTACTATAACTATACTTCCCTACAGAAGCGGGGGCCGAATAATAGAAAATGTCCCTGTAAGGGGGAATATGACAAACACCAGAAGGCAGTTCTAGAAACATATAGAGGTGTGAGCACTAATTGCCCCGGGGGGTGGATTACCACCTCCTACTGTACAGAATTTATGGCAGGGAAAACCAGTCAATGGAATCCAAGGCCGCTACTGGATCAATCGAAGTGCACTGCCGAGGGATCAGCGGAAAGTTTAGGTCCTGAATCAAGACCTGGACCAGATG gTCCAAAGGTGGATATAGAGGGCCCGGATGTGGATGGAGAAGTGCCCGAAATGAGTATAAATCTGGAAGGTGATCAAAATGATGGATCATCCCCTTCCAGTACTGTTGTCATACCTTCTGCTTTAGCTGCAGTAGGTCTTCCTAcccttgcattttttttatataaa tatactgatgtatttgatggaataaaaaaatctcTCTTTGGTGGACTCAATAATacaggaagaaggaatagaagacGGGGAAGATCTACCGTTGGACGTCAACACTTTGACGACACTTTCACACAGAATGATTCTTCTACACTAGGAGATGACGGTTCCACCACCTTAGGTGGTCGTGGTGGTGGATCATCCACCTTAGGTGGTAGCTCCACCAATGTTTCTACCATCTATGATGATGAACCACCTCGTCGATCAATCGgaagagggggaagggaaagggccGGAACAAATAATAGAAGACCAGGAAATATACGTTATTATGCCACGTAa